The following proteins are encoded in a genomic region of Actinomycetota bacterium:
- a CDS encoding HAMP domain-containing protein, with protein MNPTRRFRELRLFWKLLIPFATLLVIVGAFGAFVMIRDQASRAQSALNRDLQEASLQVRSTLQQRELYLLESANLAANLEGMAAAVTEGDPAASADLLRSVVALKGELDAVAVLDTDGRPLASLGSAGTPSGITFDAGTTFIAAALASEDGNKHAGFVATDASALLAIAAPICSGTDPCAPVGAAVVAQDISGVLEGLAAGDLAARLDGGGLALFEESGRPLAATGTTPEVAADTGPEPDRLVRVVGEIDGSEVHTLYAPYGLQGEVRGTVAVTLSAESAFADLRGTGLRLTLVLLLALVGIVAVGALVSRAILRQVRPLVEANKRLGSGDLTARVPIVSGDEIGEVASGLNQM; from the coding sequence GTGAACCCGACCCGCCGGTTCCGTGAGCTGCGGCTGTTCTGGAAGCTGCTCATCCCGTTCGCGACCCTGTTGGTGATCGTCGGAGCGTTCGGGGCGTTCGTCATGATCCGCGATCAGGCGTCGCGGGCGCAGTCGGCCCTCAACCGCGACCTCCAGGAGGCTTCCCTCCAGGTTCGCAGCACGCTGCAGCAGCGCGAGCTGTACCTGCTGGAGTCGGCCAACCTCGCCGCCAACCTCGAGGGGATGGCGGCCGCCGTCACCGAAGGCGACCCCGCGGCGTCGGCGGACCTGCTCCGGTCCGTGGTCGCTCTGAAGGGCGAGCTCGACGCGGTCGCGGTCCTCGACACGGACGGGAGACCGCTCGCGTCGCTGGGATCGGCCGGTACACCCAGCGGCATCACGTTCGATGCGGGCACCACGTTCATCGCCGCGGCACTGGCGAGCGAGGACGGGAACAAGCACGCCGGGTTCGTCGCCACCGACGCGTCCGCGTTGCTGGCGATCGCCGCCCCGATCTGCTCCGGCACCGACCCGTGCGCCCCGGTCGGCGCAGCCGTCGTCGCGCAGGACATCAGCGGCGTCCTGGAAGGACTGGCGGCGGGCGACCTCGCGGCACGTCTCGACGGTGGCGGCCTGGCGCTGTTCGAGGAGTCGGGGCGACCGCTGGCCGCGACCGGCACGACGCCGGAGGTGGCAGCGGACACCGGACCCGAACCGGACCGCCTCGTCCGTGTCGTCGGCGAGATCGACGGGTCCGAGGTGCACACCCTCTACGCCCCGTACGGCCTGCAGGGCGAGGTCCGCGGGACGGTGGCCGTGACGCTGTCCGCCGAGTCGGCCTTCGCCGACCTCCGGGGCACGGGCCTGCGTCTGACCCTGGTCCTGCTGCTCGCGCTCGTCGGCATCGTCGCGGTCGGGGCGCTGGTGTCGCGCGCGATCCTGCGCCAGGTCCGGCCGCTGGTGGAGGCCAACAAGCGCCTCGGGTCGGGTGACCTGACCGCCCGGGTCCCGATCGTCAGTGGTGACGAGATCGGCGAGGTCGCCAGCGGGCTGAACCAGATG
- a CDS encoding PIN domain nuclease translates to MILVDTSAWVEYDRATGSRADLRLAELIAEDGAVAVTEPVVMEVLAGARDDAREADLRRLLKRFDLLRFDAVTDFDGAVRIYRGCRRARITPRGMVDCMIVAVADRHGATLLAHDADIARVASVLDLELDASSLRP, encoded by the coding sequence GTGATCCTCGTCGACACCTCGGCGTGGGTGGAGTACGACCGCGCCACCGGCAGTCGGGCCGACCTCCGCCTCGCCGAGCTGATCGCGGAGGATGGCGCCGTCGCGGTCACCGAGCCCGTGGTGATGGAGGTCCTCGCCGGCGCACGCGATGACGCCCGTGAGGCGGACCTGCGGCGGCTCCTGAAGCGCTTCGATCTGCTGCGCTTCGATGCGGTCACCGACTTCGACGGGGCGGTTCGGATCTACCGCGGCTGTCGTAGGGCGAGGATCACCCCACGGGGGATGGTCGACTGCATGATCGTGGCGGTCGCTGACCGGCACGGCGCCACGCTGCTCGCGCACGACGCGGACATCGCACGGGTCGCCTCGGTCCTGGACCTCGAGCTCGACGCATCGTCGCTGCGGCCCTGA
- a CDS encoding type II toxin-antitoxin system VapB family antitoxin: MARTRTNIEIEDAYVEAIMRRYGLRTKTEAVDLALRRLAGQPMTRDEARAMRGAHAIAEAPEDVPPPDGS; this comes from the coding sequence ATGGCGAGGACCCGGACCAACATCGAGATCGAGGACGCGTACGTCGAGGCGATCATGCGCCGCTACGGGCTGCGCACCAAGACCGAGGCGGTCGACCTGGCGCTGCGGCGTCTGGCCGGGCAACCGATGACGCGCGATGAGGCGAGGGCGATGCGCGGGGCACACGCCATCGCCGAAGCACCCGAGGACGTGCCACCGCCCGACGGGTCGTGA